A region of Brevundimonas sp. NIBR10 DNA encodes the following proteins:
- a CDS encoding tryptophan-rich sensory protein, giving the protein MTDIDDVFDDLSDRATDLLNAEGRSAGHVVGGIIVTVGFALLATALAARTPTQPRTDRQLRHRSAPVLERPRGAFSLVLPAVFSATTLSAVRVWNAPTSPNRSLAMGLWFAAQTVNAVWLGLRPASRLGQVAAAVSSAGLAAAFAFEARRLDDSAGKLAAPTGAGVRFANFIGRKTEHRTGTTLH; this is encoded by the coding sequence ATGACCGACATCGACGACGTTTTCGACGACCTCAGCGACCGGGCCACCGACCTGCTGAACGCCGAGGGTCGCAGCGCGGGCCACGTCGTCGGCGGGATCATCGTCACAGTCGGGTTCGCCCTCCTGGCCACGGCCCTCGCTGCGCGCACCCCGACCCAGCCTCGCACCGACCGGCAGCTCCGCCATCGCTCGGCCCCGGTGCTGGAGCGGCCACGCGGGGCCTTCAGTCTGGTGCTGCCTGCCGTCTTCTCGGCGACGACCCTTTCGGCCGTTCGGGTCTGGAACGCGCCGACCAGCCCGAACCGGTCCCTGGCCATGGGTCTGTGGTTCGCCGCCCAGACGGTGAACGCCGTCTGGCTAGGCCTGCGCCCCGCGTCCCGCCTGGGTCAGGTCGCCGCCGCCGTATCCTCGGCCGGCCTCGCCGCCGCCTTCGCGTTCGAAGCCCGCAGGCTGGACGACAGCGCCGGTAAGCTGGCTGCCCCCACCGGTGCCGGCGTCCGTTTCGCCAACTTCATCGGCCGCAAGACCGAGCACCGCACCGGCACCACCCTCCACTGA
- the flgK gene encoding flagellar hook-associated protein FlgK, giving the protein MSLSSIMNIANSGLSAAQTQLRVVSDNVANVNTPGYVRKIAEQVSLTTEGVGSGVEVARVRLATDRFLQSASLNASADSNRQGVRYELYDRIQTLFGDPGGNSGFFSQVDGAFAAFATMAESAGSSPLRQEALFKVEALFDEATRISSQIQSVREDADGRIQTAVEKANGLLQHIETLNVDIARATVINGDASGAETQQASLISQLSELMDVKVSPRTNGGVSIRSSAGLLLAGQGAATLEYRSAGAVNAESTFEDVWVTEPGGQKRSFTDGLKSGEIKGLLELRDIEAPATAERLAELVTRVADELNRAHNANASVPAPTTLTGRNVGQTLETALTGFTGQTTIAVTNTSGVIQARADIVFSGASMTVNGVGTTPANFLTTLNAQLGGAATASFANGVLSLSATGTNGVAIADDATSPSSKAGRGFSHYFGLNDLVTTDRMALYDVGLTGTSQHGFTAGETVTFRFAEEGGGRLRDLTVAVPAGTGTMSELLTALNSPVTGVGRYGAFVLDGTTGAVTFQASGSPPAVVSVAEDTTTQTPSGVSLTELLGVGAGVRSSRADGFALRTDIRNNPGKLALAQLNLTAAAGATALSAGDGRGALGLADAGRRSANFQAAGGSVGGTQSIARYSADLSGDIGARAAASKTRAESSQAIQTEAAARQSAYEGVNLDEELVKMTTYQQAFNASARLIQSAKDMYDVLLGMV; this is encoded by the coding sequence ATGTCGCTGAGTTCCATCATGAACATCGCCAACTCGGGGCTGTCCGCCGCACAGACCCAGTTGCGCGTGGTTTCGGACAACGTCGCCAACGTCAATACGCCCGGCTATGTCCGCAAGATCGCCGAGCAGGTCTCGCTGACCACCGAGGGCGTGGGGTCCGGCGTGGAGGTCGCGCGGGTTCGTCTGGCCACCGACCGGTTCCTGCAATCCGCCAGCCTGAACGCCAGCGCCGACTCCAACCGCCAGGGCGTGCGCTATGAGCTGTACGACCGTATCCAGACCCTGTTCGGCGATCCGGGTGGCAACAGCGGCTTCTTCTCGCAGGTCGACGGGGCGTTCGCGGCGTTTGCGACCATGGCCGAAAGCGCCGGCTCCTCGCCGCTGCGTCAGGAGGCTTTGTTCAAGGTCGAGGCCCTTTTCGACGAGGCCACACGTATCTCGAGCCAGATCCAGTCGGTGCGTGAGGATGCAGACGGCCGGATCCAGACGGCGGTCGAGAAGGCCAACGGCCTGTTGCAGCATATCGAGACCCTGAACGTCGACATCGCGCGGGCCACCGTAATCAACGGCGACGCCTCCGGCGCGGAAACCCAGCAGGCGTCCCTGATCAGCCAGCTGTCCGAGCTGATGGACGTCAAGGTGTCTCCGCGCACCAATGGCGGAGTGTCGATCCGGAGCTCTGCGGGCCTGTTGCTGGCCGGGCAGGGGGCGGCGACGCTGGAGTATCGCAGCGCCGGCGCGGTCAACGCCGAGAGCACCTTCGAGGACGTCTGGGTCACCGAGCCGGGCGGCCAGAAGCGGTCGTTCACCGACGGGCTGAAGAGCGGCGAGATCAAGGGCCTGCTGGAACTGCGGGACATCGAGGCACCGGCGACGGCGGAGCGGCTGGCCGAACTGGTCACCCGGGTCGCCGATGAGCTGAACCGCGCCCACAATGCCAACGCCAGCGTGCCCGCGCCGACCACCCTGACCGGACGCAATGTCGGCCAGACACTGGAGACGGCCCTGACCGGGTTCACCGGCCAGACCACGATCGCAGTGACCAACACATCCGGCGTGATCCAGGCGCGGGCCGACATCGTCTTCTCCGGGGCGTCGATGACGGTGAACGGGGTCGGAACGACGCCGGCGAACTTTCTGACGACCCTGAACGCCCAGCTCGGCGGGGCGGCGACGGCGTCGTTCGCGAACGGGGTGCTGAGCCTGAGTGCGACCGGGACCAACGGCGTGGCCATCGCCGACGACGCGACCTCACCCTCCAGCAAGGCCGGGCGCGGGTTCTCGCACTATTTCGGGCTCAACGATCTGGTCACGACCGATCGGATGGCCCTGTACGACGTGGGCCTGACGGGGACGTCGCAGCACGGGTTCACGGCGGGCGAGACCGTCACCTTCCGCTTCGCCGAAGAAGGTGGAGGGCGGCTGCGCGACCTGACGGTCGCCGTGCCGGCGGGCACCGGCACGATGTCGGAACTTCTGACGGCGCTGAACAGTCCGGTGACCGGGGTCGGCCGCTATGGCGCGTTTGTCCTCGACGGGACGACGGGCGCGGTGACGTTCCAGGCCTCGGGATCGCCGCCGGCCGTGGTTTCGGTCGCCGAGGACACCACGACACAGACCCCCTCCGGTGTTTCGCTGACCGAGTTGCTCGGCGTCGGGGCCGGGGTCCGGTCGTCGCGGGCCGACGGGTTCGCCCTGAGGACCGACATCCGCAACAATCCCGGCAAGCTGGCCCTGGCCCAGTTGAACCTGACTGCCGCAGCGGGTGCGACGGCCTTGAGCGCGGGGGACGGGCGAGGGGCCCTGGGTCTGGCCGACGCGGGCCGGAGATCGGCGAACTTCCAGGCGGCGGGCGGGTCGGTGGGCGGGACCCAGTCGATCGCGCGATATTCCGCAGACCTGTCCGGCGACATCGGCGCGCGTGCCGCAGCATCCAAGACCCGGGCCGAAAGCTCGCAGGCCATCCAGACCGAGGCGGCGGCCCGTCAGTCGGCCTACGAGGGCGTCAACCTGGACGAGGAACTGGTCAAGATGACGACCTATCAACAGGCCTTCAACGCCTCGGCCCGGCTGATCCAGTCGGCCAAGGACATGTATGACGTCCTTCTGGGGATGGTGTGA
- the bfr gene encoding bacterioferritin — MKGDPAIIRLLNTVLTNELTAVNQYFLHARMFESWGLKHLGNIIYEESIGEMKHADMLIKRVLFLDGLPNMQDLHKLAIGENAIECLNADLRLEIGGRETLIPGIAQCEAAGDYISRQILTAILADTEEHIDFLETQNILIAQLGEQNYLQSAMTEISPDKSATGN, encoded by the coding sequence ATGAAGGGCGATCCCGCGATCATCCGCCTGCTCAACACGGTGCTCACCAATGAGCTGACGGCCGTGAACCAGTATTTCCTGCACGCCCGCATGTTCGAGAGCTGGGGCCTGAAACACCTCGGCAACATCATCTACGAAGAGTCGATCGGCGAGATGAAGCACGCCGACATGCTGATCAAGCGCGTGCTGTTCCTCGATGGCCTGCCGAACATGCAGGACCTGCACAAGCTGGCGATCGGCGAGAACGCCATCGAATGCCTGAACGCCGACCTGCGCCTCGAGATCGGCGGACGCGAGACCCTGATCCCCGGGATCGCCCAGTGCGAGGCCGCCGGCGACTACATCAGCCGTCAGATCCTGACCGCCATCCTGGCCGACACCGAGGAACATATCGACTTCCTCGAGACCCAGAACATCCTGATCGCCCAGCTGGGCGAGCAGAACTATCTGCAGTCCGCCATGACCGAAATCAGCCCCGACAAGTCCGCCACCGGCAACTGA
- a CDS encoding flagellar hook-length control protein FliK, which translates to MSPATLLAMPTAIVAPSGDTGSIAPADDGAFAGLVAVETAAADTVPPAATATTSAEPVTPVAAPNQVHALISAALAFALQPRPTGGGATVESTGTEETDANALVAATESEDQPPTDPETTIGASDLSSEIQADDTDQPASPQPAVTPLPEPVAVSVKSAASDEAADRLTQTVAPSPIDTTPDQASPAPAEQGDTDDALLEAPAAPTDASTDASAASPTATAAQAVAKALAALNVSPTQTLQTLAPEQLSPPVAGRALTRSDHTPTASEPTVAGKDALPAETPLSKTGPTETGSSETSPSQMSEGAASKTSPLAGKATSDVTPAAAKPADGPIQTLAPSIETIETATPPAATLAQPSSAPASTAVTAQASTLSQLSQATIDTTAQIAAQISKTLAGRSTRFEMGLTPEGLGRVDVSLEIDASGQLAARLAFDNPLAATELRGRVDDLRRELQDAGFTIARDGLEFAERQSSSGGGFDRRQGRAFASASRIAADADLATPAPAAWTSLSLTPRGVDLKV; encoded by the coding sequence ATGTCCCCCGCCACCCTCCTCGCCATGCCGACCGCTATCGTCGCCCCCAGCGGCGACACGGGCTCGATCGCGCCTGCCGACGACGGTGCCTTCGCTGGACTGGTCGCCGTCGAGACTGCGGCTGCGGACACGGTTCCGCCTGCCGCTACGGCGACGACCTCGGCCGAGCCCGTCACGCCCGTGGCCGCCCCCAATCAGGTCCACGCCCTGATCTCCGCCGCCCTCGCCTTCGCCCTCCAGCCCCGGCCGACCGGCGGCGGCGCTACCGTCGAGAGCACCGGTACAGAGGAAACGGATGCGAACGCTCTGGTCGCTGCAACCGAGAGCGAGGATCAACCGCCGACCGATCCTGAAACGACCATCGGCGCATCCGACCTGTCCTCCGAGATCCAGGCCGACGACACCGACCAGCCCGCGTCGCCCCAGCCGGCCGTCACGCCCCTTCCGGAACCCGTCGCCGTGTCCGTCAAGTCTGCGGCGTCGGATGAAGCCGCCGATAGGCTCACCCAGACCGTCGCGCCTTCGCCGATCGACACCACGCCCGACCAGGCGAGCCCTGCCCCTGCCGAACAAGGGGACACTGACGACGCGCTGCTTGAGGCCCCCGCCGCGCCGACTGACGCCTCCACCGACGCGTCCGCTGCGAGCCCGACCGCGACCGCCGCCCAGGCCGTCGCCAAGGCCCTCGCCGCCCTGAACGTCTCGCCCACCCAGACCCTCCAGACGCTCGCGCCCGAACAGCTGTCGCCCCCGGTCGCCGGGCGTGCCCTGACCAGGAGTGACCACACCCCGACCGCGTCCGAGCCGACAGTCGCGGGCAAGGACGCTCTTCCGGCCGAAACGCCTCTGAGCAAGACCGGCCCGACCGAGACAGGGTCGTCCGAGACCTCGCCCTCCCAGATGTCGGAAGGCGCGGCTTCGAAGACGTCGCCGCTCGCAGGCAAGGCCACATCCGATGTCACCCCGGCTGCCGCCAAACCCGCCGACGGCCCCATTCAGACGCTCGCGCCGTCCATCGAAACCATCGAGACCGCCACGCCCCCTGCCGCCACCCTGGCCCAGCCTTCTTCGGCGCCCGCCTCGACCGCGGTGACCGCCCAGGCCTCTACCCTGTCGCAGTTGTCCCAGGCCACGATCGACACCACGGCCCAGATCGCCGCCCAGATCTCGAAGACCCTCGCCGGCCGCTCCACCCGGTTCGAGATGGGCCTGACACCCGAAGGCCTCGGCCGCGTCGATGTCAGCCTCGAGATTGACGCCTCGGGACAACTCGCCGCCCGCCTCGCCTTCGACAACCCGCTCGCCGCCACCGAACTGCGCGGCCGGGTCGATGATCTGCGGCGCGAGCTTCAGGACGCCGGCTTCACCATCGCCCGTGACGGCCTGGAGTTCGCCGAGCGCCAGTCCTCATCAGGTGGCGGCTTCGACCGTCGCCAGGGCCGCGCCTTCGCCTCGGCCTCCCGCATCGCCGCCGATGCCGACCTCGCCACGCCCGCCCCTGCCGCCTGGACGTCCCTGTCGCTGACGCCGCGCGGCGTCGATCTGAAAGTCTGA
- a CDS encoding flagellar hook assembly protein FlgD, giving the protein MVASVTDTTTATAKTDAARTSLATNFDTFLTLLTAQLKNQDPLSPMDSSQFTEQLTQMTGVQQQLLTNDLLTSLLAAQSGSGLGQGSNYIGKDVTAVWAADKLTDGKASWSYELGADATAAKLEVLDGTGKVVWTGQASELKEGVHDFTWEGKTTAGGQLSDGGVYTLKVTANNGTNTISSQVLTRGQVTGVEMYDGQAYLNVGNSIVPMSAVISLQQHTAEAEPSAAAKALSAVSSAASYLNPLNLIS; this is encoded by the coding sequence ATGGTCGCGTCCGTTACCGACACCACCACAGCCACCGCCAAGACGGACGCAGCGCGCACGTCCCTGGCGACCAACTTCGACACCTTCCTGACCCTGCTGACCGCCCAGCTGAAGAACCAGGACCCGCTGTCGCCGATGGACTCATCGCAGTTCACCGAACAGCTGACCCAGATGACGGGGGTGCAGCAACAGCTCCTGACCAATGACCTGCTGACCAGCCTGTTGGCCGCCCAGAGCGGCTCAGGCCTCGGTCAGGGCTCGAACTACATCGGCAAGGATGTCACCGCCGTCTGGGCCGCCGACAAGCTGACCGACGGCAAGGCCAGCTGGAGCTACGAGCTCGGCGCCGACGCCACCGCCGCCAAGCTGGAAGTCCTCGACGGGACCGGCAAGGTCGTCTGGACTGGTCAGGCCTCGGAGCTGAAGGAAGGCGTCCACGACTTCACCTGGGAGGGCAAGACCACCGCCGGCGGCCAGCTGTCGGACGGCGGCGTCTACACGCTGAAGGTCACCGCCAACAACGGCACCAACACCATCTCCAGCCAGGTCCTGACCCGTGGCCAGGTCACCGGCGTCGAGATGTACGACGGCCAGGCCTACCTCAATGTCGGCAACTCCATCGTGCCGATGAGCGCCGTCATCTCGCTGCAACAGCACACGGCGGAGGCTGAACCCAGCGCCGCCGCCAAGGCCCTGAGCGCGGTCTCCTCCGCCGCCTCCTACCTGAACCCCCTCAATCTGATCTCGTAA
- the mnmA gene encoding tRNA 2-thiouridine(34) synthase MnmA, whose protein sequence is MAAMTPAADILAEPLCPLPEIAVPDMDAAVEAARAAVGLPVGSRIVAAMSGGVDSTVVAALLHRAGYDVVGVTLQLYDHGAALKKKGACCAGQDIHDARLAAEILGIPHYVLDYESRFRDAVIDQFADAYLAGRTPVPCIRCNQTVKFRDLLDVARDLGAAAMATGHYVGRAVTADGRVQMRKAIDPSRDQSYFLFATTRDQLDYLRFPLAGLEKPAVRGVASALGLRIAAKPDSQDICFVPNGDYRTLIDRLRPQGREAGEIVHMDGRVLGSHAGITDYTIGQRRGLNVAVGEPLFVTRLDPEHRRVVVGPREALLTAALTLDETNWLGDEVSIEAAAAAAAPVLARVRSTRPPSPARLTLTAGVVGVAFDTGEEGVAPGQACALYDPADPDRLLGGGFIATTTSVA, encoded by the coding sequence ATGGCCGCGATGACCCCCGCCGCCGACATTCTGGCCGAGCCCCTCTGCCCCCTGCCCGAGATCGCCGTCCCCGACATGGATGCGGCGGTCGAGGCCGCGCGCGCGGCGGTCGGCCTGCCGGTCGGCAGCCGCATCGTGGCGGCCATGTCGGGAGGGGTGGACTCCACCGTGGTCGCGGCCCTGCTGCACCGGGCCGGCTACGATGTCGTCGGCGTGACACTGCAGCTCTATGACCACGGCGCGGCGCTGAAGAAGAAGGGGGCCTGTTGCGCGGGCCAGGACATCCACGACGCCCGTCTGGCGGCCGAGATCCTGGGCATTCCTCACTACGTCCTCGACTACGAGAGCCGGTTCCGCGACGCCGTGATCGATCAGTTCGCCGACGCCTATCTGGCCGGCCGCACCCCCGTGCCCTGCATCCGCTGCAACCAGACGGTCAAGTTCCGCGACCTGCTGGACGTCGCCCGCGATCTGGGTGCCGCCGCCATGGCGACGGGTCACTATGTCGGTCGCGCCGTCACCGCCGACGGCCGGGTCCAGATGAGGAAGGCCATCGACCCGTCGCGCGACCAGTCCTATTTCCTGTTCGCTACCACCCGTGACCAGCTCGACTATCTGCGCTTCCCCCTGGCCGGTCTTGAAAAGCCTGCCGTCCGCGGCGTCGCCTCCGCACTGGGGTTGCGCATTGCGGCCAAGCCCGACAGCCAGGACATCTGTTTCGTCCCCAACGGCGACTACCGCACCCTGATCGACCGACTGCGTCCGCAGGGACGCGAGGCGGGCGAGATCGTCCACATGGACGGCCGCGTCCTGGGCAGCCACGCGGGCATCACCGACTATACGATCGGCCAGCGCCGGGGCCTGAACGTCGCGGTGGGCGAGCCCCTGTTCGTCACCCGGCTGGATCCCGAGCATCGCCGCGTCGTCGTCGGTCCGCGCGAGGCCCTGCTGACCGCCGCCCTGACCCTGGACGAAACCAACTGGCTGGGCGACGAAGTCTCGATCGAGGCCGCCGCTGCTGCCGCCGCTCCCGTTCTGGCCCGCGTCCGCTCGACCCGTCCGCCTTCGCCCGCCCGCCTGACCCTGACCGCCGGTGTCGTCGGCGTCGCCTTCGACACGGGTGAGGAAGGCGTCGCGCCCGGACAGGCCTGCGCCCTCTATGATCCGGCCGACCCCGACCGCCTGCTGGGCGGCGGTTTCATCGCGACCACCACGTCAGTCGCCTGA
- the flgE gene encoding flagellar hook protein FlgE: MSINSALLAGVSGLTANSAALAAISQNIANVNTVGYKRTASEFSTVVNSQSRGTGYSAGGVLSNTRNFITQAGQLQRTTESTDLGISGQGFFVTTERAEGIDAGDARLFTRAGAFRVDNFGYLKNTAGLYLQGWPVDSEGVILTDPSDLGKLKAINVGSVGGTAEATTRAQLNANLKSSQTVSAEATAAAAFAADPADPAAAGRYDPTTNSMAQYDPETGAGVKPDFELTVPVSDSKGGQRTIAISFLKSATPNQWYAEVRAVPAGDVITGTPLTDGQLKTGLIAFTQDGRLDVDAMTALGAAALFPDVTTASLTFGASNNAAPGAGEVKWADGLGIDDQIVTFDLNASAGGLSQYDSDSVVQAVITNGTAFGNLSNIEIDESGFVTAIFDNGVTRKIAQVALATFPSPDSLTAANANAFRVSQGSGTYNLKAPGTGGAGLVGASQLEASTVDLSAEFTGLITTQRAYSASSKIITTADEMLAELISIKR; the protein is encoded by the coding sequence ATGAGCATCAACAGCGCCCTCCTCGCCGGTGTGTCCGGCCTGACCGCCAACTCCGCCGCCCTGGCCGCGATCTCGCAGAACATCGCGAACGTGAACACCGTGGGCTACAAGCGCACGGCCTCGGAATTCTCGACCGTCGTCAACTCCCAGTCGCGCGGCACCGGCTATTCAGCCGGCGGCGTCCTGTCCAACACCCGCAACTTCATCACCCAGGCCGGTCAGCTCCAGCGCACGACCGAGTCCACCGATCTGGGCATCTCCGGCCAGGGCTTCTTCGTCACCACCGAGCGCGCCGAGGGCATCGACGCCGGTGACGCGCGCCTGTTCACCCGCGCCGGTGCCTTCCGGGTCGACAACTTCGGCTATCTGAAGAACACCGCCGGCCTCTATCTGCAGGGCTGGCCGGTCGATTCCGAAGGCGTCATCCTCACCGACCCCTCGGACCTCGGCAAGCTGAAGGCGATCAACGTCGGCTCCGTCGGCGGCACGGCCGAGGCCACGACCCGGGCCCAGTTGAACGCCAACCTGAAGTCGAGCCAGACTGTATCGGCCGAGGCCACGGCCGCCGCCGCCTTCGCTGCCGACCCCGCTGACCCCGCCGCGGCCGGTCGCTATGACCCGACCACCAACTCCATGGCACAATACGATCCCGAGACCGGCGCGGGCGTGAAGCCCGACTTCGAACTCACGGTGCCCGTGTCCGACTCCAAGGGCGGCCAGCGCACAATTGCCATCTCCTTCCTGAAGAGCGCGACGCCGAACCAGTGGTACGCCGAGGTTCGCGCCGTGCCGGCCGGCGACGTGATCACCGGCACCCCCCTGACGGATGGCCAGCTCAAGACCGGCCTGATTGCCTTTACCCAGGACGGCCGACTGGATGTCGACGCCATGACCGCCCTCGGCGCGGCCGCCCTGTTCCCCGACGTCACCACCGCCTCCCTGACCTTCGGTGCCTCGAACAACGCCGCACCCGGCGCAGGCGAGGTCAAATGGGCGGATGGCCTCGGGATCGACGACCAGATCGTGACCTTCGACCTCAACGCCTCTGCCGGCGGTCTCAGCCAGTACGACTCGGACTCGGTCGTCCAGGCCGTGATCACCAACGGCACCGCCTTCGGCAACCTGTCCAACATCGAGATCGACGAGAGCGGCTTCGTCACCGCCATCTTCGACAACGGCGTAACCCGCAAGATCGCCCAGGTCGCCCTGGCCACCTTCCCCAGCCCCGACAGCCTGACCGCCGCCAATGCCAACGCCTTCCGCGTCAGCCAGGGCTCGGGCACCTACAACCTCAAGGCCCCCGGCACTGGCGGCGCTGGCCTGGTCGGTGCGTCACAGCTCGAGGCCTCGACGGTCGATCTGTCGGCCGAGTTCACCGGCCTGATCACCACCCAGCGGGCCTATTCGGCCTCTTCCAAGATCATCACCACGGCCGACGAGATGCTGGCCGAACTGATCAGCATCAAACGCTGA
- a CDS encoding DUF1153 domain-containing protein gives MLQERRLNGKGEQYVVGPTGTPLTLRDLPPPNTDRWVIRRKAEVVAAVRGGLLSLEDALSQYRLTAEEFIAWQKAIDKWGMQGLRTTRIQSYRS, from the coding sequence ATGTTGCAAGAGCGACGCCTGAACGGAAAAGGCGAACAATACGTGGTTGGACCGACCGGCACCCCGCTGACTCTGCGGGACCTTCCCCCACCCAATACCGACCGATGGGTCATCCGCCGCAAGGCCGAGGTGGTCGCCGCCGTGCGTGGCGGTCTCCTCAGCCTTGAGGACGCCTTGAGCCAGTACCGGCTGACGGCCGAGGAGTTCATCGCCTGGCAGAAGGCGATCGACAAATGGGGCATGCAGGGCCTGCGCACCACGCGCATCCAGAGCTACCGCTCCTAA